The sequence below is a genomic window from Candidatus Gastranaerophilales bacterium.
TGGAAATAAAAATATGACTACATTCAATATCGCCAGTAAAAAAGAACACTGTTATGAGGATATTGTATCACAGAGAAATGAAAAGCCTAACTTTATTATTCTTCATTTTCTAAATCTGAGTTATCAAGTTCATCGAATTCTTCGATGATTTTTTTTGCAATTTTTTTTGTAATTTTATCCTGCATGGCGGCGGGGCAGTTTTCAAGCATTTGAATAGCTGTTCTTAATGTGTTGTCGGCATCGTACCAGCGTGAATTGCCTTTTTCTATATGACCGTATTTAACCGCATCCATGATGTCTTCTATAGACTTAAACTGGTCTGAATCTATGTGGTGCTCAATTATCACTTTCATTAAATTCATTGCCATCTTTATTTGGAAATCATCACCGCTTTCTTTTAAAATTCTCATTGATTTAGACAAAACAGGATCCCTGTCATACCATCTTCTGATTAGTTCCTCAGCCATCTTTAACTCCTTTCACCCTTAACTTGACTTAAATGTAACACCCTTAGAATCACTCGGATAACGCCAGGCAATAGATTTTTGAACACAGGCTATTTTACAGGCACCGCATTCCAAACAATTTTCAAACGCTACAAGAAGTTTATGTTCTTCTTCACTCCATTCGTAAACACATGCAGG
It includes:
- a CDS encoding 4Fe-4S dicluster domain-containing protein, which translates into the protein MNIDDLLATLKYKADSESHLIPDQTKCAKCTNRVCEHVCPACVYEWSEEEHKLLVAFENCLECGACKIACVQKSIAWRYPSDSKGVTFKSS